In Afipia sp. GAS231, a single window of DNA contains:
- a CDS encoding LptF/LptG family permease, which produces MTIQRHMFVQLLVALLVVTSALSSVLTLGFVFASAPSAVLYSKAILPVFFGALTINFCNVMPVGMAVAATWYYTNLVDDHAVDVLYATGFSHFSVILPALLLAVLAAAAGFYLSLVEVPRGWSRVLDAIYIGTHNVDPSTLEPQHFYTLNDNSRTFYFGRRIADNEIAEVFMQERAKDGGERSISSQSGNFVRTPGKTLLYLVDAVLQTRKAGERAPAIVSVDKLWIDSGMRGSATPERNAKYLAELDLSAFSAGYDQGDANYHREWIREAFKRTISPILTVIYLLAGVRLALIGLGGRQERPWKLYVVCVGVIVHHAILLLTIDALIGLDGRLAWAIIAAIVIEICMGIAVNSAPPTAFRGALAPSSGPPTH; this is translated from the coding sequence ATGACGATCCAGCGACATATGTTCGTCCAGTTGCTTGTGGCGCTACTCGTCGTAACCAGTGCCCTGTCGAGCGTACTAACGCTTGGCTTTGTATTTGCGAGCGCTCCGTCAGCCGTCCTTTATTCCAAGGCCATACTTCCGGTTTTCTTCGGCGCGCTTACAATCAATTTTTGCAACGTTATGCCCGTCGGCATGGCCGTCGCGGCAACATGGTACTACACCAACCTTGTCGACGATCATGCCGTTGATGTGCTCTACGCGACGGGGTTTTCTCATTTCTCCGTCATTCTGCCTGCACTCCTGCTGGCGGTGTTGGCCGCAGCCGCTGGATTTTATCTCTCCCTTGTCGAAGTCCCGCGTGGCTGGAGCCGCGTTCTGGACGCGATCTACATTGGGACTCACAACGTCGATCCTTCGACGCTCGAGCCGCAGCATTTCTATACGCTGAATGATAATAGCCGCACTTTCTACTTCGGTCGCCGGATAGCCGACAATGAGATTGCCGAGGTGTTCATGCAGGAGCGAGCCAAGGACGGAGGTGAAAGATCGATCAGCTCTCAGTCCGGAAATTTTGTAAGAACGCCCGGGAAGACCCTGCTCTATCTCGTCGACGCCGTACTGCAAACGCGAAAGGCAGGCGAGCGGGCGCCCGCAATTGTCAGCGTCGACAAGCTGTGGATCGATTCGGGTATGCGCGGCAGCGCTACGCCTGAACGAAATGCGAAGTATCTGGCTGAACTGGATTTGTCTGCTTTTTCTGCCGGATACGATCAGGGCGACGCAAATTATCACCGTGAATGGATAAGAGAGGCATTCAAGCGAACGATCTCGCCAATCCTGACCGTGATCTATCTGCTGGCCGGTGTCCGTCTCGCGCTAATCGGTCTCGGTGGCAGACAGGAGAGACCTTGGAAATTATACGTCGTTTGCGTGGGGGTCATCGTCCACCACGCGATCCTTCTTCTCACCATAGATGCACTGATCGGTTTGGACGGAAGACTGGCCTGGGCGATTATCGCTGCGATCGTGATCGAGATCTGTATGGGGATCGCCGTCAATTCCGCGCCCCCAACGGCTTTCAGGGGCGCCCTCGCGCCATCGTCAGGTCCACCGACGCACTGA
- a CDS encoding glycosyltransferase family 2 protein, which translates to MSTDDADDLTANPAISVCVPTYNNSATLVRCLRTILDQDGVDFEIVVVDDDSSDGCAAIAATMLRPGDRLIRNDTRLGLNANHNKCIELARGTRIQFVHADDWLLPGALQRLASCFDDPAVGLAFAPRRIVQDDLPWRYRTVSKPHKFFPALREHNKGSSLVAQMMLMGGAGNWIGEPTSVMFRRELALAVAGLRDDIYQLVDMDLWFRLMLRSAVCFVPHELSVRTHWDGTESIRNARTGRGWLDHLRILTWLMVDPASTRAIQVFAAVWWPLIWLALYVQVALFGPRRWSRLKTLVRAPVQEFAHARRLAMRLSRR; encoded by the coding sequence ATGAGCACCGACGATGCCGACGACCTGACGGCTAATCCGGCGATTTCGGTATGCGTGCCGACATACAACAACAGCGCCACGCTCGTGCGGTGTCTGCGCACTATTCTCGATCAGGACGGCGTCGACTTCGAGATTGTGGTGGTTGACGACGATTCTTCAGACGGCTGCGCGGCCATCGCGGCAACGATGCTGCGACCTGGCGATCGTCTGATCCGCAACGATACTCGGCTCGGCCTCAACGCAAACCACAACAAATGCATTGAACTCGCGCGGGGCACCCGCATTCAATTCGTGCACGCGGACGACTGGCTGCTGCCTGGAGCCCTGCAGCGACTGGCGTCATGCTTTGATGACCCGGCTGTCGGGCTGGCGTTCGCGCCTCGGCGTATCGTGCAGGATGACCTCCCGTGGCGGTACCGAACGGTGAGCAAGCCGCACAAGTTCTTTCCGGCGCTCCGCGAACACAACAAGGGATCGTCATTGGTCGCACAGATGATGTTGATGGGCGGCGCCGGCAACTGGATCGGAGAACCGACTTCCGTGATGTTTCGACGCGAGCTGGCGCTGGCCGTGGCAGGCTTGCGCGACGACATCTACCAGCTCGTTGATATGGACCTCTGGTTTCGCCTGATGCTGAGATCGGCGGTCTGTTTTGTGCCCCACGAACTGTCCGTGCGCACCCACTGGGACGGCACGGAATCGATACGTAACGCGAGGACCGGCCGAGGCTGGCTCGACCATCTGCGCATTCTCACCTGGCTGATGGTGGATCCGGCGTCGACCCGGGCAATTCAGGTGTTCGCCGCGGTATGGTGGCCGCTTATCTGGCTCGCCCTGTACGTGCAGGTCGCGCTGTTCGGGCCGCGGCGATGGTCACGTCTGAAGACGCTGGTGCGCGCCCCCGTTCAAGAGTTCGCCCATGCGCGGCGGCTGGCCATGAGGCTTTCACGGCGCTAA